The genome window cgtcctggcaattaccccaggcggagccattccagtgtcctggcaggttcaccaggcactacttgtgtccctcttgttctggctgtcaccagacaaaggactaccatttttcctcgtgtgcctgagggccgaggttcatatatccctcttgtctggtggctgatcacagacagagatgtattaccactcgcgtcctggcaatttccccaggcggagccattccagtgtcctggcaagttcaccaggcacttcttgtgtccctcttgttctggctgtccccagacaaaggactaccacttctcctcgtgtgcctgagggccgaggttcatatatccctcttgtctggtggttgatcacagacagagatgcattaccactcgcgtcctggcaatttccccaggcggagccattccagtgtcctggcaggttcaccaggcactacttgtttccctctggttctgggtgctcccagacaaaggactactaccttctcctcgtgtgcccgagggccgaggtacttttatctccctcttgtctggtggttgtcacagacagagatgtgttatcactcgcgtcctggaaatttccccaggcggagccattccagtgtcctggcaagttcaccaggcactacttgcgtccctcttgttctggccgtccccagacaaaggactgcTACTTTcccctcgtgtgcctgagggccgaggtggatatatatatccctcttgtctggtggttgtcacagacagagatgtattaccactcgcgtcctggcaatttccccaggcggagccattccagtgtcctggcaggttcaccaggcactacttgtgtccctcttgttctggctgtcaccagacaaaggactaccatttttcctcgtgtgcctgagggccgaggttcatatatccctcttgtctggtggctgatcacagacagagatgtattaccactcgcgtcctggcaatttccccaggcggagccattccagtgtcctggcaagttcaccaggcacttcttgtgtccctcttgttctggctgtccccagacaaaggactaccacttctcctcgtgtgcctgagggccgaggttcatatatccctcttgtctggtggttgatcacagacagagatgcattaccactcgcgtcctggcaatttccccaagcgaagccattccagtgtcctggcaggttcaccaggcactacttgttTCCCTCTGGTTCTGGGTGCTCCCAGACGAAGGactactaccttctcctcgtgtgcccgagggccgaggtacatttatctccctcttgtctggtggttgtcacagacagagatgtgttatcactcgcgtcctggcaattcccCCAGGAAGAGTCATCCAGTGTCTTggcaggtaagtattccagacactgtTTCCTTCTTGTTCTGGCACCCTAGTGTCACCAGACAGGGGGAACTTCTTCTCTGGAGTGGTACACCAGAGACTCAACGCGTTCCTTTCCCTTGGCCTAGCAgcacagacactaggcagggctttGGAATTATGAGGGCGTTggtatctcgttccccatagcgtttcaggacgcagtgttgagttcccggaagggaacgtctcaggttacgtatgtaaccctggttccctgagggaacgagacactgcgtctcggaccataattcccgcatccctgcggcgctcgcttcattcctgtgagctgacgccggcttcaaacgcacgtgcctttatacttcctggtcgctgacgtcaccgcgcctgtgacgtcactcccgtcattctattggttgttggactatgactcagagtgcggcccgccaatggcgttccccatagcgtttcaggacgcagtgtctcgttccctcagggaaccagggttacatacgtaacctgagacgttttttggcttttagtatgaatatattagccttgagattatctataagctagtgtgcttcaaaacaacgacaaaattcgcgcttacaagatatgggcattcaaaacttacagtctcgtcacttccgccaatatgaatcgacgattttgatgatatcaccgtacacttcagtttctcatcaaacgttctgtccaatcaaatgctctctagagtccgtagtgtcccgccccctacacagagacgcaatacacgagCAGATCATATATGCGATCGgcatattaaactacacagcctcagcatgattatgatcactattttgttttagcaagagtttcatgttgaatctgtggggtaatttattaggcTGTCTTACAAATGCGGCTCAACAGCTCTGGCCCGAACAGATATAAATGGAATGCTATTGGctcttcaaaataagtgggcggggctaggccatatgtttttgtttcagttaaaagtacgtcaccacacagaataacgctgcatgtttcaaggcacttcagtggacctttaacccCCAGATAAACAACAGTAGTGGCTTATGATGCTTTCTAAAGAAAAAACGTACACAAAGGAATATTATTAAAGATACATTTTCATAAGCTACCCACAAATGTTGATAAATCAGAACAAATGTATTTTACCTTCTGCCTAATACTGTTGGCATAGCTATTATCATCttcattttttgacattatagtcaaataattattttctcacaTTCACTTGCATTGACGATTTTTCAATCTAGAGGTCCAGTGGGGTTTTACAGATGGGTGGGACTTACCAGCTCTATAGTAtgtcatacagtaattgctgtcaacatttacatactgtactataatgtcaaaaatggtaattacctgttCTCTTCTCTATATCTTCGCTGACCACCTCGACCACCTCGACCTCCTCTCACACGAACTCTTCCCATCTATGTTGTTGCCTGGCCAGACAAAATGTGGCCTGTGATGTGGATGAAGTCCTGTGGCCTGACCCAGTACGGAGACATGATGCTGTGGCTGAGTAATgcacttatttgtatatttttgtactttatttttacgTGGGCTTACTATTCACAAGTGGCAAACGCAtaggatttctgtttgtttttacaagtGCTACGTGTAAATGCACAAGATTTCTGTAAGTGCTAAATGTACagattttctttgttttgcaacatgcatttagcctacagtgaacaataaacatttatttctccagcttcatgtcctgagcattgtgttttctatttttctacatagtgtttagtgactgttcagtagtgtttttaattttgattgactCGGGGCACGATTTGACAACATAGTTCAGTTTTGAGCACAGATTGAACTGTTTTGAGGTGAAAGTTTGGTTTTGCAAGAAGAGTCTAAGGTTTTGTGAATGTAGCTTGAAAAttgggttttgtgttcacagtttagagaaaaggagagcagctttcaagaaatgtgtcttagcaattgagaaaaactgtaacaatCACATTAAATATTACTCAATCTCCGTGGCTCGCATGACTCAAAATCTGTGTGGTCATTTACTGCTCCACCGTTACAGTGGTCAGAACAATGCAAAACATAGGGGCTCCCTTTCTTTCTCAAACAAAAACAAGCAGTGTTGACTCCCAGCCCGTACACATCAACACACGCATGCCCAGGAATCCCTAATAATGGACCTATGGTTTTTCCCTTCTTCTAACCACGGCGCGCAGCTGCACCAGAGCGCCCCTGAGTGACGGGTAAGCATGACCGCAGGCTATTATTCTGGTGATTTCTTTATGTTACCCAGTCACAATAGTATAAAAATATTGGATAGTAAAACTAATGGTGTTAGGCCTATGTTTGAGCTGATATTATGTTAATATTGTAGATCTAATGCTATGTTGGGATTTGATTAAAGGcatcatcagatgcccattttccacaagttgatatgattctttagggtcttaacgaaatgtctataacatactttggttaaaatttctcaatggtagtgtaaaacaacaccctttttaccttgtaaaAAATAGCTCCATTCAAAGCGACCCGTTTCGGTGCATATCCCTTAAATCCTAATACAATCCTACTAAATCCttctgcaggattttcaaattgtatttaatgccttttaatgccctttttaatgccatttgtaacatttttaatgccataCGCAACCGATAACTAACACTGCTGTGTACAAATGCGTgtatattaataatgcatttttttatgcgGTCTTACAATGAGGCAACAATAAACATACATTACTCTGCTGAACATAATTAGAAACGGATCAAGAGACAGCTTAAATGTCAGCGTTTATTTgcaggtttcaaaatttcaaatatcaAGTCTGAACAGAAAAAAATCAGAAACTTTGAACTCTTAGTGGCTAAAACTGGCCGCTCTTAAAAAGTCTGTGCCACACAATTTTGGACCGGCCAGAAGCAATTACCAAACTGTTTGCGTGTTTATCAGTGAtacgcgggtcaatgtataaacaacccgaacccgaccgacgttttcaactaactgTTAAGGTTAACGTGcaggactgacgagacaaaagacGACGATACAATAAAcactaatatttaatataatcttcagatggataagcaggaacaggcaggaacacggaTAAACTTCCTCACACGAATCACATTTAACAtaagcaaagaccgacagagaactcaagaaacaaacagacttataaagacagactaattactaaacacaggtgacggtgatgacacagatgatggggctaaaccaaaatgacacagatcaacagggggagacaatgggcgaaaccaaaggcataaacagacagaactgtgacattacgcccccctccaaataggcgcgtcctcgcgccgtagaaaaagaaaaacaaaacagaaaagaggggcgaaaaaaacagaaaatgtccatggaggcttcggcggaggacgccaccccaggagggggaccaaaacaaaagtccaagtgACAGACAGGACAGTCCAAGGGGgtgacgacggtgggaggagccagggaggacacagGAGGAATCCggggcaggaggaacagacccagaccgcagccatgatgacggcccactgtggagccgacggagggaggcgcccgaggcggaggcggagtcccggagatccgcggcggagccggagcgacagaggatggaggctgtgcccgcaggaaggaggagtcccaaggagccggtgggacggcgcgacgaggcacagccagaggagcagagtcctgaggagccgatggggtgacgactgaccagggcggagccggaaagacgatggaccccggtggagctggtggatcgacgggcgacggtgaagaggagggcgtcgagagccgtggtggaaccgcggggtcgaagggccgaggcggagtcctggactcggaggctggaggcggagctgagggatcctccagccgagacgccgatggaagctggcagtcccgcggcgagcccactgcacaggtggtgggctgagggtgagctgaggggctgtcaggggacagcggcggccagacgaacatggcatcggatgacagagggtgggtgggtgggaattccgggcagacaggacagacggcTATTTCCATATTGAAGTCAATTAAGTCACAAGAGTTATCTTCGACgagatccgagaaaaagtctattaaatccccagaatttagtccaagctcaccctcagcggtggtgcagtgggcagggctctctatcgccctctcttgctccacgtgacaatccaccgtcacggatgttgatgccggctctcgcacctggtcagatgggtcaggctctgtcgctctcggctctggcactccatcagcggtgggctcgggctgtaacTCCGCTTGTcagggtgatgttgggctgggttctgggtctggagtggggctgacgtcctcttcGACGATGCTGATAGTCCATGACGATCtgcaggacgccaacacccactcgatgtaatccggcaggctctcttgaggaccctccccggatagcagcgccttggtggtggaattcagtccGATGTAGAAGTTgttgcataggctgctatccgggaagtgggaatgttctgccaggaagatgaactcacgtgtatggtcctcaagagagcgttcctcctgcctcaggaggatgagacgaacagtagggtccataataaatcaaacaaaaataaacaaaacactgagggaaaaaacgggaaaataaacgcaggggaaagtgccgggtaaactgtttcggtcggtctttctgttaagGTTAACGTGcaggactgacgagacaaaagacGACGATACAATAAAcactaatatttaatataatcttcagatggataagcaggaacaggcaggaacacggaTAAACTTCCTCACACGAATCACATTTAACAtaagcaaagaccgacagagaactcaagaaacaaacagacttataaagacagactaattactaaacacaggtgacggtgatgacacagatgatggggctaaaccaaaatgacacagatcaacagggggagacaatgggcgaaaccaaaggcataaacagacagaactgtgacactaacccacccgcaactcggaccgcaaaaaaaaggtaaatcttgtacccgacccgcttcctgacccgcatgtttaatatttgcgactgacaccagcgattatatgcggctatgcagTGGAGAtgtgttcactgtcaaacatcattcggtcATCATTAATCAGgttattttgtcaaaagaaatgtttttgattacaagaaaaatacagattgttcttgttgtgatttattttgtctttcctttatacagatttaaatagtttcttttTCGAAgtgctctaaattatgtcagtgattctccgatgttaaatatgatcaagaattattttatttcgatctacagtgtaataaaagttaagaaaacgATTAGCCTATAGCCTACAATATAAACTACAAGCTaactccttttttcttaacttttaacttctaaaaatgatcaagaatattaaatcaatttaataggctaggttaacgaattttcttaaacataacgaatgcactttaaaacgaagttttcatatataaattcaggaatcacgaatatgacaaaattatattattttatatatatgaattgtatagctataatagttgtatcaaatgaataaagaaaattatagtgctttgaatttattaagtatgtttaatttcgttcatatcgctctctggaaatgtaaagaaaaatacagtttttacttggaattcgtttttaatccctggttttaaacaagcatatacattagatcatttatatattattgcttgaataaacgtttacaaatagtgctagaaattttataattaaggaaattaaacagacctaggcattcgaaaagacatagtgaaatgtgtctaataattccaaaaagaaagagaatcATTGgccataatcaaaatattcgagacatttattaggaataccattttcttaacaattaagatgctgcatgtgtttatccaggctaatcgaagtgtgcgtctgtCCCCCGACTTTCCAAAcaaaaaatcccaccccctctcagaaaaaacataaagctgacattactgagctgtatgcatttaaaagtaGCCTACATAAATGGTACAATGgaattgctcagttcaacgtgttgggaaattgggcattttgtcccgcatcagcatttattcaacagttaataacgctcaacattcagaAGGTAAATATTactcagccaataaagtgtaggtctatgtatttcatagaaaattgtataaattacaaaggtttaattggcatctttatttcaaacgacccgaccgaccgcgacccgaatatcattaaaaatatttttggatgactcgtaaccgcaggCACATTTTGGACCAACAAGCGCATCACTGGCGCATGCAACAAGCAACAAGCGCATGCAGGCACATTTTGGACCAACAAGCGCATCACTGGTGTTTATCATACTTCGCGACGGTGAATCAAAGTTATTAATTATACAGGCTACATTCAAGATAAATtggtaatatttgtttcttcaacactatctaaagttttaatgcctgtataaaacaatttaatgctttttaatgccatttaaggccttaattttcgcaaaatcaatttaatgacttttaatgcttttttatgcCCCGCTCTGCCTACCCAACCGCTCTTTACTGTGGGGTGACGAACAGTTTTCTGAGACTTTAAACTTTAGACACATTTAGCAGCGGAACTTCCTAACatgcacattattaggaaaggtgatttgcaaatatttataaaatacttCTTctatactcacttcttctgtaggtgaagctgtATCATGAATGATTTGCGTGAACATAGATGCATTTAGCTAGATCAGGGGGCGCATTGTCGGGAGCAATTCAttgttacatccaacaacaaaactcctcaatcagagacattcctGTCTACTCCTGCTCGGTGGACTGTTTACCGCTCACTCAGGGTGGATCTATGCTAAAATGGCTGTCAGTCAACAATCATGGGAGAGGCCTGTGCAGAACTACATCACTCTCCCTCAGAACAGCTTGATCTGAGAAAGTGATAATTTAtaaggattaaaaaaaatactgggtggatttttatcactataaggtggttgtgtacacacactgccaacacacatctcagttcaaacaacatgtaaaagtgaagaGATGGAAGACACAAGTGGAATAAATGCAAGGGGTTTTATTAAATTAAGCAGCACTAACTCAATAACTAAAGAACATAAGGAACCAAAGAAAACACACCCTCTACACCTAACATCAAATAATGACTGACAAAAGAAACACTAAGGTTTATATACACATTGTGGGCTGACAAGATAACAAGACACACCTGAGAACAATTAGAACAAGAAAGTCTACAATCTCACTACAAAGATAAAACACTTCAACATAAATGCCCACCCtcttgaaaaaacaaaacaaaaaaaacaaacaaaaaaaaacagcatatgttaTGCCAACGAGGAAGCTCAGGATATGGGTCTAAGTTACATCAGTATTGCTCCTCCTTGGCTTTTCCCTATCTTCAGTTGATCTTTAGTTACATGAATAACATAATTAGGAAACAATTTTTTCAGAATGTTTAGCAGTACAGCACTATATTGATTAAACATATTAGGCATATTATGAGGCAGATCATCTGGCTAAACAGGCTCGAAACGTTTATAAATTGATGTCAAAGTGGCATTaagtaaaacagaaataaaagtatAAGTATGGCAAATGCCAGAGGCAATTAATTCAAGCTTTAAGTTCTTtgggaatacttttttttttcagttcttgTTTCAGACTACCCTACCCTTATGTGTTTCACACTCCTTTTCAGTAGGTGGAGGGAATGCACATTTTAAGTTGTTCTGCCAACTGCAATTGAACTCCAAAAGAAGAAGCAATGTAACTTCCACTAGATGCCTTTGTCCACTCTGACACAGCATTATTTTTAGACACACTGCTGAAATGTTAAGGTCATTTGTCAAGTGACAAATAGAGGGCTGATGAGAAACACAAATCCAAAAATACCTGCAATTAGTTGTAAGAAATAATTGTTGATgggccattgaattattagaaaataatgcacacctgaggtggtgatgcattattttcatagaattcaactgaccgaagtcaattattcagcTTATACTATGGTTAAACATTAGATAGTAATTGCATGaatgaaaaatgaatgaaaattagCCCTTGAACATTTTCAAGTTTTCAAAACCAGAAGTAACTAAAGTTGAAAGTGGATCTTCCCCCTACTCAACCACAGACACCattctggcaaaaaaaaaaaaaaaaaaaaaaaatgtatatcatGAGAAAAACACTGTATTTATCAGTGCCACTGCCTAACAGAACAATTTTATCTCACAGGTAAGTATATCTTTCAGTATACAATCATTTCAAATTATGcaatttaaattatgttaaattgTGTACTTTATGAATGTGCAGTTTTATATAGTGTTATATATAAGAGTTTCTTCCATTAGATTTACAATGATCTATAAATAAATAGTGAAAGAttacattctctctctctctctctctctctctctctctctctctctctctctctctctctctctctctctctctgtcaatttattatttattgtaacaTTCTCTTctcagataaaaataaaatatggaaTTGTCAGGTGAGTTTGTTAAAGAGTGGGCTAACTATCCCTGTCTTGTCATATAAACTTGAGCACTTTTAAAAAGAGAACTTAATtcaaaaatgtacttttataAATGCTTAAATGTGAGTGGAATGTAATGTTTTTAGACacaagggatagttcatccaaaaatttaaatttgatgtttatctgcttacccccagggcatccaatatgaataaataaatgaaaatgtattaattatatatcagggctcgacattaacgcttgtccacTTGTCcaggacaagtggattttgtgaaagggcaagtgaaagaGGTTGTTTTATTCTGAAGTAGTCAACACCACTACTATTGATGTCAGGTGGGGCAATTAGCCTGGTGTTTAATTTGGAAGTTGGAGTTTATAAGGGGCTGATCATATTCAcagattaatttttaataatgctccatatttttttttagataacagTTTTTCTTTAATGATAAGGGTTATAATGTGTACATGTAGCTCCAAAAAAGTTATGATGAAAGTTGTGATCTGCAGAAATTAATGTTGAGCAGTATTAGCCATAATagactacagatttcagcatgtAATTGTTTAACAAACCTGTTAAATCATTGAGCTCACTGCAATGATTCCTTCCTCAGACCCGCACCATTATCCTTCTCATCTGGAGACCTTGACCTGGGTCAGATAAGACTGGAGATgcttcttaataataataataacaataataataataccattaCCATTGTGTGTATGTTACTCTGGCTTAgacaaatgcatttatttgacagaTATTTGTACCTCtaattttcatgtttattttagaCAGACCAATTGTTTGTCTACAAAGAAGAAACTACAGAAGAATGTCTTGAAGAAGGTTTGTTCATTTACACGTCATGAATGAAATACAACAAATCAAATGAACAACAGCCTTCTCTTCTACCTGTTATTTCTTAAAGCTTGCTCTGGAATAAAGCCTATCAACAGTTATTTTGTTAATGATGGCATGGGGAACAAGGTTTTCAGTATTCTTGAGGACAGCGAGAGTTGTGACAGGTGTTTCTGTGCTGGTGGACGTTCTTTCATAATGAATGTAACTGACGTCTCAAATCAAGAAGTCATCAGACTGGTGCATCCATCTGTTTGCTGCTGTGGCAACCATGAGGTATGAAAGTTATTCTCATCTTGTTTAACCATTAATTATGTACTGTGCTTGTGTGTTgtatttatatgttgtatttatattttagctGGAGGTACAGTCTCCACCAGGCACTGCCATTGGATATGTTCGACAAACCTGGCACATTTGCCTACCCAAATTTACAGTTGTGAATGAACTAGATGAACTAGCATTTACAATTGAGAGTCCGTGTGTAGGTTATATCGGCTGCACAGACTTTGAGGTGAAGCACATATTCAaacacaagtttttttttccatttttcaatTAACTTTTACACTTTTATTACTTCTACTATTTGAACACTTGGGCCAAACACAAGACATACAAGTAGACAAGTGGCCAAGTATTGGTATACCTATTAAGCCATTTACCTCATTGCCTGACCCACATTAGCTGTAAGTGTTTTTAAGTTGTGCTATGTTTCTGTGGTAAATTTGATCCCCATAATGAAGGCAAAAAAACCTGACCCACAAACATGTTTTCTTTGGtattaaaaagtcagaactaaCATGTCCTTTATGCTTATTTGAACAGTAGCAGAATGAAGCTTAGTTTCCAGTGCTGCTTTTTGAAAACATTTATCTTAGGTCACTAAAAGTACTAGCGccagttttaaaattaaaatgttatagtGTAAATAGAATATTAAAGTGAAAAAAATTGGACTGTACTGTAGACTACTAGTAACCAACTTGCTTGAATGGTTAAATTATTAATGTGTGTTGTTATTATCTAT of Garra rufa chromosome 10, GarRuf1.0, whole genome shotgun sequence contains these proteins:
- the LOC141344573 gene encoding phospholipid scramblase 1, giving the protein MIPSSDPHHYPSHLETLTWTDQLFVYKEETTEECLEEACSGIKPINSYFVNDGMGNKVFSILEDSESCDRCFCAGGRSFIMNVTDVSNQEVIRLVHPSVCCCGNHELEVQSPPGTAIGYVRQTWHICLPKFTVVNELDELAFTIESPCVGYIGCTDFELLSLNERVIDRSFGKIFKPYSCFGSSADFVLRFPSNLDVKMKVTVLAACILIDCMYYDTSQRKPIWCLV